Part of the Candidatus Binatus sp. genome is shown below.
TCAACGGTGCGCTCTTCACCGAAGAAGACTACCAGGAAATGATCCTGTGCAAGGATTTGGATTTCTACTCCTTGTGCGAGCATCATCTGCTGCCGTTCATGGGCAAGGCGCACGTCGCGTATCTGCCGAACCGCAAGATCGTCGGACTGTCGAAGCTGGCGCGGTTGGTCGAAATCTTCGCGCGGCGGCTGCAAGTGCAGGAGCGGATGACCACCCAGATCGCACAGACGATCATGTCGGAGATCGATCCGCTCGGAGTCGCGGTGGTGCTCGAGGCCGAGCACATGTGCATGCGGATGCGCGGCGTCGAAAAGCAGAATTCCTACGTCACGACGTCGGCGATGCTCGGCGTTTTTCGGACCAATCAGGAAACCCGCCAGGAGTTCATGCAGTTGCTGCGCAAGAGCAATCTCTGATCGCGCACTCGGCAAAGCAATTGATGGCGGACGAAGAAGATTCGCTCGACCGGCTCGGCCAGTATGCGCTGCGGTACGTCAAGCCGGGGCATACGATCGGGCTTGGCACCGGCCGCGCGGCGAGTGCCTTTATTCGCGCGCTCGGCGCGAGCAACATCAAGGTGCGCGGCGTGCCGACCTCGGGGCTTGCTGAGGATCTCGGGCGGTCGGTGGGGATACCGATCGTGACGCTGGCAGAGGCCGAAAAAATCGATATCGATTTCGACGGCGCCGACGAAGTCGACTCGCGCCTCAACCTGATAAAAGGCTACGGCGGTGCGCTGGTGCGCGAGAAGATCGTGGCGGCGTCATCGCGGCGGTTTATCGTGCTGGTCGGCGCGGAGAAGTTAGTGCCCAAGTTGGGTCATCGCGGGAGCCTGCCGGTCGAGGTGGTGCCGTTCGGACTCGCGCTGGTGACGAAGAAAATCAAGGCGCTCGGGATGAAGCCGCGGCTCCGCGAAAAAGATGGCAACGAGTTCGTGACCGACAACGGCAATCTGATTCTCGATTGCGGGCTGAAACCGCTCGCCAATCCGGCGCGGCTGGAGCGCGAGTTGCACGCGATTCCGGGCGTGGTCGGCACGGGGCTGTTCCTCGGGATGGCGGATACGGTGCTGATCGCGGAGAAATCGGGCAAGATCGCCGTTCGCAAGCGCTAGATCCGCAGCTATCCAGGCCCCTGGGATGTTTCACGTGAAATGTCGTGGAATGCGGATGAGGGTCAAAACCGGCGTCGAAAGCTGGAGTCGTCGCGAAGCCCGGAATATTTGGTTTCGGACGAGATGGCTGAAAAAATGTTTCACGTGAAACGTCGGAAAGTTTCGGTGGAATTTTGGTTCAGGGGAAGGAAAATCGAAAGGGCAGGATGTCGAGGCGTCGTTGGGGCAAGAAAAAGAAGAGATGAGCTGAAGTTTAATACGGTACGCCAGCGACGGGACTTGCGAGCATTGAGATCCCTCGACTCCGGCAGCCTCCGCGCGGGATGACGGATGGGGCAGCGTCGTTAGTGGTTTCGGAAAAACTATCCAAGAACGAAGAATCGTCGCATGAACGCGGCGCGCGCGCCGACCTTGCCAAGATTTATCGCGCGGCGATTGACGCGGTCGATCCTGCGCGCCTCGTCGCGCGGGCGCTTGACGGCGCGATCGACGGTACTGTCCCACAATTGATCGACAATGCGCCGCGAGTATTTTTGCTCGCGATCGGCAAAGCGTCGGCGGCGATGGCGCTCGAGATCGAGCGGCGCATCGGCGCCAGTATCGTCGATGCGCTGGCGGTGGTACCGCAAACAGACGCCGCCATCCGATCCGGCGCGAATCCGGGCTCGCGGATTCGATTCGTTGCGGGGGCGCATCCGCTGCCCGACGAATCGTCGATGGCGGCGGCGCGCGCGGTGCTCGGGATGCTCCGCACGATCGCCGCGGACGACCTGCTGATTGTCGCGCTCAGCGGCGGCGCGTCGGCGATGTGCACGATGCCGCCGCCGAACATCGCGCTCGAAGACAAAATCGCGATCGTGCAAGGGCTGCTGCGAGCGGGTGCGTCGATTCGCGAACTGAACGTCGTGCGCAAGCATCTGTCGGCGCTGAAGGGCGGGCGGATTATCGGTCTCAGCAACGGTGCGCGCGTGCTCGGCCTGATCCTGTCAGACGTGCCAGGCAACGAACTCGCGACGATCGGCTCGGGTTTGACGGCGGCCGATTGGAGCACGTTCGGCGACGCGATCGCGGTGCTGAAGCGGCGCGCTCTCTGGGGACGCGCGCCCGAGTCGGTGCGCGATTATCTCGAGCGCGCGGCCGCGGGCGAAGTGGCAGAAACGCTCAAAAGCGATGACCCCGCGTGCGAGCGCGTGATCAACGTGATCATCGGAGATAACGGCCTCGCGCTGGAAGGCGCGGAGCAGGCCGCTGCGGGGCTCGGATATCATGTTCATCGATGGAAAGAGTTGCAGGGCGAGGCCGACGATGTTGGGCGCAAGCTGGCCGAGCATCTGCGCGGGATCACCGATGAACGTATCTGCGTGATCGCGGGCGGCGAGCCGGTGGTGACGGTGCGCGGCGGCGGACGGGGCGGACGCGCGCAGCAGTGCGCGCTCGCGATGAGTATCGAGCTTGCTAAGGTCGCGCGCGATCGCAGAATCGCGGCGCTCTTTGCCGGTACCGACGGAATCGACGGGCCGACCGACTCTGCCGGCGCGTTCGCGTCGCCGGCGGCGGTCGAGCGCGGAAAGCGCGGGGGCGCCAGCGCCGACGTCTCGCTCGCGCGCAACGACGCATACAATTTTTTCAGGACGACTGGCGATTTGTTTCTCACCGGACCGAGCGGCACCAACGTCAGCGACGTTTTCATAGGGTTGGTGAATTATTGATCGAAAAAAATACCTCGCCCTTGCTTTACGGGCGAGGGAAGATCCGGGACTCTTCGCTGCGCTCAGAATGACAAAATGGCGATAAGATAAGCAGCTACACGCTGTTCAATGAAAGGATGAGCAGAAAGGGGTCAAAAGCGGCGGCGGCGTCGAAGAAGCGCGTGAAACCGGCGTCGGCGCGGCGGGTCACGCTGATTCCGGGCGACGGCGTCGGTCCCGAGGTCATCGCGGCGGCGGTCGCGGTGATCGAGGCGTCAGGCGTGACGATCGATTGGGATCGGCAAGAGGCCGGCGCCGCGGCATTCAAGCGCTACGGGACGCCGGTGCCGGAG
Proteins encoded:
- the folE gene encoding GTP cyclohydrolase I FolE → MNRTHSNGAKLRSAEKTEKPAKAETGAGKAAAIEPAKEKDRATLEGAVRVILRHIGEDPNREGLRNTPARVAKAYEFMTSGYGKEPKDAINGALFTEEDYQEMILCKDLDFYSLCEHHLLPFMGKAHVAYLPNRKIVGLSKLARLVEIFARRLQVQERMTTQIAQTIMSEIDPLGVAVVLEAEHMCMRMRGVEKQNSYVTTSAMLGVFRTNQETRQEFMQLLRKSNL
- the rpiA gene encoding ribose-5-phosphate isomerase RpiA produces the protein MADEEDSLDRLGQYALRYVKPGHTIGLGTGRAASAFIRALGASNIKVRGVPTSGLAEDLGRSVGIPIVTLAEAEKIDIDFDGADEVDSRLNLIKGYGGALVREKIVAASSRRFIVLVGAEKLVPKLGHRGSLPVEVVPFGLALVTKKIKALGMKPRLREKDGNEFVTDNGNLILDCGLKPLANPARLERELHAIPGVVGTGLFLGMADTVLIAEKSGKIAVRKR
- a CDS encoding glycerate kinase produces the protein MTDGAASLVVSEKLSKNEESSHERGARADLAKIYRAAIDAVDPARLVARALDGAIDGTVPQLIDNAPRVFLLAIGKASAAMALEIERRIGASIVDALAVVPQTDAAIRSGANPGSRIRFVAGAHPLPDESSMAAARAVLGMLRTIAADDLLIVALSGGASAMCTMPPPNIALEDKIAIVQGLLRAGASIRELNVVRKHLSALKGGRIIGLSNGARVLGLILSDVPGNELATIGSGLTAADWSTFGDAIAVLKRRALWGRAPESVRDYLERAAAGEVAETLKSDDPACERVINVIIGDNGLALEGAEQAAAGLGYHVHRWKELQGEADDVGRKLAEHLRGITDERICVIAGGEPVVTVRGGGRGGRAQQCALAMSIELAKVARDRRIAALFAGTDGIDGPTDSAGAFASPAAVERGKRGGASADVSLARNDAYNFFRTTGDLFLTGPSGTNVSDVFIGLVNY